The following are encoded together in the Bradysia coprophila strain Holo2 unplaced genomic scaffold, BU_Bcop_v1 contig_87, whole genome shotgun sequence genome:
- the LOC119084621 gene encoding derlin-1, translating into MTDIADWYKQLPRFTKYWLSLTVGISLLAKIGILPDYYLVLFWDFVWRKLHIWRPITAVFYYPLNPNTGFHFMLNCFFLYNYSLRLEQEHFKGSPADYLFMLVFNWLCCVIVGVIASFPLLMDPMILSVLYVWCQLNKDVIVNFWFGTRFKAMYLPWVLLAFNFILSGAMFSLVGIVVGHLYFFLKFKYPQELGGASYLETPGILKQYFPDVRGGVHGFGVAPENQRNVQENNEMGNRYFGAQGWGRGHVLGR; encoded by the exons atgactgaCATAGCCGATTGGTACAAACAGCTACCAAGATTCACCAAATATTGGCTGTCGCTGACTGTCGGTATCAGTCTGTTGGCCAAAATAGGAATTCTGCCCGATTACTACCTCGTCTTGTTTTGGGATTTCGTTTGGAGGAAATTGCAT ataTGGCGACCCATCACAGCGGTATTCTATTACCCGCTGAATCCCAATACGGGCTTTCATTTCATGCTGAATTGCTTTTTCCTGTACAATTACTCACTACGCTTGGAACAGGAACATTTCAAGGGTAGTCCGGCCGACTACCTGTTCATGCTGGTATTTAATTGGCTTTGTTGTGTAATTGTTGGTGTAATTGCATCATTCCCG CTCCTAATGGATCCGATGATCCTGTCAGTTTTGTACGTTTGGTGTCAACTGAACAAAGATGTGATTGTGAACTTCTGGTTCGGGACACGTTTCAAAGCGATGTATCTGCCGTGGGTGTTGCTGGCCTTCAATTTCATTCTAAGCGGAGCCATGTTCTCATTGGTCGGAATCGTTGTCGGCCATCTGTACTTCTTCTTGAAGTTTAAGTATCCACAAGAGTTGGGCGGAGCATCGTATTTGGAAACGCCGGGAATACT aaaacaatattttccgGATGTTCGCGGTGGTGTCCATGGATTCGGTGTAGCGCCGGAGAATCAACGGAATGTGCAAGAGAACAACGAAATGGGAAATCGATATTTCGGAGCTCAGGGCTGGGGTCGAGGGCATGTGCTTGGTCGTTGA
- the LOC119084622 gene encoding Fanconi anemia group I protein isoform X2, with the protein MDLETQIIHLNHQKKYEELSHLVDNTSTKELIEVATRIGQSNDTFISYWDAILIGTDSLSEGDDKRFKIVSTVLDQLNKVVVTQKHAYDIISRLFIDLPKFTPAQLIEFTEYCTESMRCGEAKCVGWKDLFPPVLKLVSDYQKVMVNGIVTTGAQFRQQCIQSLIMMKWPVQILTPIAMMFREMPITKEERSKILGKFADSLQELEPTELPPLANQLFALTTSVPLVLMVLFSFQKFFHKFYYRKLFTDLDADSMTETDSIDPYPYSDKDMREAEETILYHLSKSTQYQLTEDQVVANCRALSAVSKYILTPFMLNALFSMCNINRDPSSTTTLSNSPILLFIRNVIRNNETEKKMCAQSAWCKDASDTYAVDLDKIFAILIDQSREGMDSVTPGIVSLAFVLLKTKDCPELNAIGIGFLEKFVKKRFIFGQGIVKEIVHLMIVNQDCSQYVECLTRLSLNCTLTVSECIGPISHVLENMLLIPGQNAIDMMMAISPLMKISEKIRDLFIDVLRKAIYDRNVSTIQMGVHGFCVVLKLIRDNNSRRTRTGNILSQPTLSGLSLASQIIQSNRMHKSRHFDMLALEILGVLKRCFNQTSDVKVTLYEGLARAIEFNPKLIPHLLPFFTHHFVQYFDVSDLGFEIKFEKIVRERSENVFDIWDSLGHLVFLMSRIVVLARSNDLHCETESTIKMLDNLVNKIDVLTVEQLGLVDKLNERTSHVAVQYLNTIEALMAFALHSASTENNYLIKLLRLYKHHAAIFKKLTAANVTKKARKGRNADTTANTSAAVKAVHFQPENIWDLPTIHMFLQIIYEDDVPFATANQLNPLRTSLDFVCFIVQTASQKITKLYKDPQNRQLKHSKSAFSHLCAVARLNFGKCVTNLTDIIQRFDLTFAELSIELFHHCLTAGDVLFKRKLNEFLNFLTNQPAEKVSQSIITVSKVIQDHVETLVINDSEAENRIINLMLQCLDLLYSNFPEHDSNTLEAFQWVHKISLDYDISSKSMNRIHKLLFDLRMQNEFGSYYDCVALQISQMLHQHEEVSLECRFELNSLTPYTVSSCITYLCTCLRQQIEFVEYFTTKAKSLLAKLKITGQCPSVIQSMRSLERKICCQLIHICNAATHLANSAIPMGMCIDQVKRLLIQLYVCLTNITKYLILRHAMVPVDCHSVLFDQLIRAGGRSLSHKVYCMISYVEEKQLPDKVLRETKFLPKLVLRIETFNKYVIYLGKKTKSDLASYLHIGRVRYFKIKDLQDVLDQTMENGIEVSESNLDEQEEDVDLLSDAEATSVDDGNSSQISSTTASSNLTKDSDVGLTKAKILRNMERINKKAKRSNKAAAKEKDAPPSKRRKTKSKNV; encoded by the exons ATGGATTTAGAAACGCAAATAATCCATTTGAATCACCAAAAGAAGTACGAAGAATTGTCGCATCTAGTCGACAACACAAGCACCAAAGAG cTAATCGAAGTGGCGACAAGGATAGGTCAATCGAATGATACATTCATATCCTATTGGGACGCTATTCTGATAGGAACGGACAGTCTGTCTGAAGGCGATGATAAACGATTCAAG ATCGTATCCACCGTTCTCGATCAACTGAACAAGGTGGTTGTAACGCAGAAACATGCATACGACATAATCTCTCGCTTATTCATTGATCTGCCCAAATTTACACCAGCTCAACTGATCGAATTCACCGAATACTGTACAG AGTCTATGAGATGTGGCGAAGCAAAATGTGTTGGTTGGAAGGATCTGTTTCCGCCAGTCTTGAAATTGGTCAGTGATTACCAAAAGGTCATGGTGAATGGCATTGTGACGACCGGAGCACAGTTTCGCCAGCAATGCATTCAATCGTTGATAATGATGAAATGGCCGGTTCAAATTCTGACACCGATCGCAATGATGTTCAG AGAAATGCCAATCACCAAAGAGGAGCGCTCCAAGATATTGGGCAAATTCGCCGACAGTCTACAAGAGCTGGAACCAACCGAACTGCCTCCATTGGCCAATCAGTTGTTCGCGCTTACAACTAGTGTACCGCTGGTGTTGATGGTGTTGTTCAgctttcaaaagtttttccacaaattttattatcgGAAATTGTTTACCGATCTGGATGCCGATTCCATGACTGAAACGGACAGTATCG ATCCGTACCCCTATTCCGACAAGGACATGCGCGAGGCAGAAGAGACGATTTTGTATCACTTGAGCAAAAGTACGCAGTATCAACTAACTGAAGACCAGGTTGTGGCTAACTGTCGG GCCCTATCAGCCGTCTCCAAATACATTCTCACGCCATTCATGCTCAATGCACTGTTCTCAATGTGTAACATTAACCGTGACCCCTCATCCACAACCACCCTGTCAAACTCACCGATTCTGTTGTTCATTCGCAATGTCATCCGAAACAACGAAACGGAAAAGAAAATGTGCGCACAGTCGGCCTGGTGTAAGGATGCCTCGGACACATACGCCGTCGATTTGGATAAAATATTCGCGATACTCATCGATCAGAGCAGAGAAGGAATGGATTCAGTTACGCCGGGCATTGTGAGTTTGGCTTTCGTCTTGCTGAAGACGAAAGACTGTCCGGAACTGAATGCCATCGGAATCGGTTTCTTGGAAAAGTTCGTCAAAAAGAGATTCATTTTCGGCCAGGGGATCGTTAAGGAAATCGTCCACTTGATGATTGTGAATCAGGATTGTAGTCAGTATGTTG AATGCCTGACACGACTGAGTCTTAACTGCACGTTAACTGTTTCTGAATGCATCGGACCGATCAGTCATGTGTTGGAAAATATGTTACTG ATTCCCGGCCAAAATGCGATTGATATGATGATGGCCATCAGTCCTCTGATGAAAATATCGGAGAAGATTCGGGATTTATTTATCGACGTCCTTCGCAAAGCCATTTATGACCG CAATGTCTCCACCATCCAGATGGGAGTACACGGATTTTGCGTCGTCCTAAAGTTGATTCGCGACAACAATTCACGTCGAACTCGAACCGGCAACATACTCTCTCAACCGACTCTTTCCGGATTGTCGCTAGCTTCACAAATCATCCAATCGAACCGGATGCACAAAAGTCGACACTTTGATATGTTGGCCCTGGAAATACTCGGAGTGCTGAAGAGATGTTTCAATCAGACCAGTGACGTCAAAGTGACGCTGTACGAGGGATTGGCCAGAGCCATCGAATTCAATCCGAAATTGATTCCGCACCTGTTGCCGTTTTTCACGCATCATTTTGTGCAGTACTTCGATGTATCGGATCTGGGATTCGAGattaaatttgagaaaattgtgcGCGAACGAAGCGAAAATGTGTTCGACATTTGGGATAGTCTGGGACACTTGGTCTTTCTGATGAGCCGCATTGTGGTTCTAGCACGGTCGAACGATCTACACTGTGAGACAGAGTCGACGATCAAAATGCTGGACAATTTGGTGAATAAGATCGATGTGTTGACCGTGGAGCAACTGGGTCTG GTCGACAAATTGAACGAAAGGACTAGTCATGTTGCCGTTCAATACTTGAATACCATTGAGGCACTGATGGCCTTTGCTTTACAC TCAGCATCGACGGAGAACAATTACCTGATAAAACTGTTGCGACTGTACAAACACCATGCCGCCATATTCAAGAAACTTACG GCAGCGAATGTCACTAAGAAAGCCAGAAAGGGTCGTAACGCAGACACTACTGCCAACACATCCGCTGCTGTCAAAGCAGTCCATTTTCAACCCGAAAACATTTGGGATCTACCTACGATACACATGTTCTTGCAGATCATTTACGA AGACGATGTCCCGTTCGCTACAGCAAATCAATTGAATCCCCTTCGCACCAGTCTGGATTTCGTTTGTTTCATTGTCCAGACAGCTTCGCAAAAAATCACGAAACTCTACAAGGACCCGCAGAATCGCCAGTTGAAGCACAGCAAGTCAGCGTTCAGTCACTTGTGTGCTGTGGCACggttaaattttggaaaatgtgtcaCCAATTTGACGGACATCATTCAACGATTCGATTTAACATTTGCCGAGCTGAGCATCGAATTGTTTCATCATTGTTTGACCGCTGGGGATGTGCTTTTCAAGCGAAAGTTGAACGAATTCCTGAATTTTCTAA CCAATCAACCGGCGGAGAAGGTGTCACAGAGTATAATCACAGTTTCGAAGGTGATTCAAGACCATGTCGAAACTTTGGTGATAAATGACAGCGAGGCGGAGAATCGGATCATCAACTTGATGTTACAATGCTTGGATCTGCTTTACAGCAATTTCCCCGAACATGATTCAAATACGTTGGAG GCTTTCCAATGGGTCCACAAAATTTCCTTGGACTATGACATCAGCAGCAAGTCCATGAATCGCATTCACAAGCTCCTATTCGACCTTCGGATGCAAAATGAATTCGGTTCGTACTACGATTGTGTGGCATTGCAAATATCCCAGATGCTGCATCAGCACGAAGAAGTATCGCTGGAGTGTCGctttgaattgaattcacTAACACCGTACACCGTCAGTTCCTGCATCACATACTTGTGCACATGCCTGCGGCAACAGATCGAGTTCGTCGAATATTTCACAACGAAGGCGAAAAGTTTGCTGgccaaattaaaaattaccgGCCAGTGTCCCAGTGTCATCCAGTCAATGAGATCTTTAGAGCGCAAGATCTGTTGCCAGCTAATACATATTTGCAATGCCGCCACACATCTGGCCAATTCGGCGATTCCGATGGGAATGTGTATCGATCAAGTGAAACGATTGCTGATTCAATTGTACGTCTGTCTGACAAACATAACAAAATATCTGATTTTGCGTCACGCTATGGTCCCGGTCGACTGCCACTCTGTCCTGTTTGACCAACTCATCCGAGCTGGTGGTCGTTCTTTATCCCACAAAGTGTACTGTATGATCAGTTACGTTGAAGAGAAACAATTGCCCGACAAAGTGCTCCGTGAAACGAAATTCCTGCCGAAGCTCGTTTTACGCATCGAAACGTTCAACAAGTATGTCATTTATCTGGGTAAAAAGACCAAGTCCGATCTGGCGAGTTATCTTCACATCGGTCGCGTCCGATATTTTAAGATCAAAGATCTGCAAGACGTTCTGGACCAGACCATGGAAAATGGCATCGAAGTGAGCGAATCGAATTTGGACGAACAGGAAGAGGATGTTGACTTACTATCCGATGCAGAAGCGACGTCAGTCGACGATGGAAATTCGTCGCAAATTTCTTCGACGACAGCCAGTTCGAATCTGACCAAGGATTCCGATGTGGGACTGACGAAAGCGAAAATTTTGCGGAACATGGAACGCATTAACAAAAAGGCTAAGAGATCGAATAAGGCCGCTGCGAAGGAGAAAGACGCACCGCCGTCGAAACGACGAAAAacgaaatcgaaaaatgtttag
- the LOC119084622 gene encoding Fanconi anemia group I protein isoform X1, whose amino-acid sequence MDLETQIIHLNHQKKYEELSHLVDNTSTKELIEVATRIGQSNDTFISYWDAILIGTDSLSEGDDKRFKIVSTVLDQLNKVVVTQKHAYDIISRLFIDLPKFTPAQLIEFTEYCTESMRCGEAKCVGWKDLFPPVLKLVSDYQKVMVNGIVTTGAQFRQQCIQSLIMMKWPVQILTPIAMMFREMPITKEERSKILGKFADSLQELEPTELPPLANQLFALTTSVPLVLMVLFSFQKFFHKFYYRKLFTDLDADSMTETDSIDPYPYSDKDMREAEETILYHLSKSTQYQLTEDQVVANCRALSAVSKYILTPFMLNALFSMCNINRDPSSTTTLSNSPILLFIRNVIRNNETEKKMCAQSAWCKDASDTYAVDLDKIFAILIDQSREGMDSVTPGIVSLAFVLLKTKDCPELNAIGIGFLEKFVKKRFIFGQGIVKEIVHLMIVNQDCSQYVECLTRLSLNCTLTVSECIGPISHVLENMLLIPGQNAIDMMMAISPLMKISEKIRDLFIDVLRKAIYDRNVSTIQMGVHGFCVVLKLIRDNNSRRTRTGNILSQPTLSGLSLASQIIQSNRMHKSRHFDMLALEILGVLKRCFNQTSDVKVTLYEGLARAIEFNPKLIPHLLPFFTHHFVQYFDVSDLGFEIKFEKIVRERSENVFDIWDSLGHLVFLMSRIVVLARSNDLHCETESTIKMLDNLVNKIDVLTVEQLGLVDKLNERTSHVAVQYLNTIEALMAFALHSASTENNYLIKLLRLYKHHAAIFKKLTAANVTKKARKGRNADTTANTSAAVKAVHFQPENIWDLPTIHMFLQIIYEDDVPFATANQLNPLRTSLDFVCFIVQTASQKITKLYKDPQNRQLKHSKSAFSHLCAVARLNFGKCVTNLTDIIQRFDLTFAELSIELFHHCLTAGDVLFKRKLNEFLNFLSTNQPAEKVSQSIITVSKVIQDHVETLVINDSEAENRIINLMLQCLDLLYSNFPEHDSNTLEAFQWVHKISLDYDISSKSMNRIHKLLFDLRMQNEFGSYYDCVALQISQMLHQHEEVSLECRFELNSLTPYTVSSCITYLCTCLRQQIEFVEYFTTKAKSLLAKLKITGQCPSVIQSMRSLERKICCQLIHICNAATHLANSAIPMGMCIDQVKRLLIQLYVCLTNITKYLILRHAMVPVDCHSVLFDQLIRAGGRSLSHKVYCMISYVEEKQLPDKVLRETKFLPKLVLRIETFNKYVIYLGKKTKSDLASYLHIGRVRYFKIKDLQDVLDQTMENGIEVSESNLDEQEEDVDLLSDAEATSVDDGNSSQISSTTASSNLTKDSDVGLTKAKILRNMERINKKAKRSNKAAAKEKDAPPSKRRKTKSKNV is encoded by the exons ATGGATTTAGAAACGCAAATAATCCATTTGAATCACCAAAAGAAGTACGAAGAATTGTCGCATCTAGTCGACAACACAAGCACCAAAGAG cTAATCGAAGTGGCGACAAGGATAGGTCAATCGAATGATACATTCATATCCTATTGGGACGCTATTCTGATAGGAACGGACAGTCTGTCTGAAGGCGATGATAAACGATTCAAG ATCGTATCCACCGTTCTCGATCAACTGAACAAGGTGGTTGTAACGCAGAAACATGCATACGACATAATCTCTCGCTTATTCATTGATCTGCCCAAATTTACACCAGCTCAACTGATCGAATTCACCGAATACTGTACAG AGTCTATGAGATGTGGCGAAGCAAAATGTGTTGGTTGGAAGGATCTGTTTCCGCCAGTCTTGAAATTGGTCAGTGATTACCAAAAGGTCATGGTGAATGGCATTGTGACGACCGGAGCACAGTTTCGCCAGCAATGCATTCAATCGTTGATAATGATGAAATGGCCGGTTCAAATTCTGACACCGATCGCAATGATGTTCAG AGAAATGCCAATCACCAAAGAGGAGCGCTCCAAGATATTGGGCAAATTCGCCGACAGTCTACAAGAGCTGGAACCAACCGAACTGCCTCCATTGGCCAATCAGTTGTTCGCGCTTACAACTAGTGTACCGCTGGTGTTGATGGTGTTGTTCAgctttcaaaagtttttccacaaattttattatcgGAAATTGTTTACCGATCTGGATGCCGATTCCATGACTGAAACGGACAGTATCG ATCCGTACCCCTATTCCGACAAGGACATGCGCGAGGCAGAAGAGACGATTTTGTATCACTTGAGCAAAAGTACGCAGTATCAACTAACTGAAGACCAGGTTGTGGCTAACTGTCGG GCCCTATCAGCCGTCTCCAAATACATTCTCACGCCATTCATGCTCAATGCACTGTTCTCAATGTGTAACATTAACCGTGACCCCTCATCCACAACCACCCTGTCAAACTCACCGATTCTGTTGTTCATTCGCAATGTCATCCGAAACAACGAAACGGAAAAGAAAATGTGCGCACAGTCGGCCTGGTGTAAGGATGCCTCGGACACATACGCCGTCGATTTGGATAAAATATTCGCGATACTCATCGATCAGAGCAGAGAAGGAATGGATTCAGTTACGCCGGGCATTGTGAGTTTGGCTTTCGTCTTGCTGAAGACGAAAGACTGTCCGGAACTGAATGCCATCGGAATCGGTTTCTTGGAAAAGTTCGTCAAAAAGAGATTCATTTTCGGCCAGGGGATCGTTAAGGAAATCGTCCACTTGATGATTGTGAATCAGGATTGTAGTCAGTATGTTG AATGCCTGACACGACTGAGTCTTAACTGCACGTTAACTGTTTCTGAATGCATCGGACCGATCAGTCATGTGTTGGAAAATATGTTACTG ATTCCCGGCCAAAATGCGATTGATATGATGATGGCCATCAGTCCTCTGATGAAAATATCGGAGAAGATTCGGGATTTATTTATCGACGTCCTTCGCAAAGCCATTTATGACCG CAATGTCTCCACCATCCAGATGGGAGTACACGGATTTTGCGTCGTCCTAAAGTTGATTCGCGACAACAATTCACGTCGAACTCGAACCGGCAACATACTCTCTCAACCGACTCTTTCCGGATTGTCGCTAGCTTCACAAATCATCCAATCGAACCGGATGCACAAAAGTCGACACTTTGATATGTTGGCCCTGGAAATACTCGGAGTGCTGAAGAGATGTTTCAATCAGACCAGTGACGTCAAAGTGACGCTGTACGAGGGATTGGCCAGAGCCATCGAATTCAATCCGAAATTGATTCCGCACCTGTTGCCGTTTTTCACGCATCATTTTGTGCAGTACTTCGATGTATCGGATCTGGGATTCGAGattaaatttgagaaaattgtgcGCGAACGAAGCGAAAATGTGTTCGACATTTGGGATAGTCTGGGACACTTGGTCTTTCTGATGAGCCGCATTGTGGTTCTAGCACGGTCGAACGATCTACACTGTGAGACAGAGTCGACGATCAAAATGCTGGACAATTTGGTGAATAAGATCGATGTGTTGACCGTGGAGCAACTGGGTCTG GTCGACAAATTGAACGAAAGGACTAGTCATGTTGCCGTTCAATACTTGAATACCATTGAGGCACTGATGGCCTTTGCTTTACAC TCAGCATCGACGGAGAACAATTACCTGATAAAACTGTTGCGACTGTACAAACACCATGCCGCCATATTCAAGAAACTTACG GCAGCGAATGTCACTAAGAAAGCCAGAAAGGGTCGTAACGCAGACACTACTGCCAACACATCCGCTGCTGTCAAAGCAGTCCATTTTCAACCCGAAAACATTTGGGATCTACCTACGATACACATGTTCTTGCAGATCATTTACGA AGACGATGTCCCGTTCGCTACAGCAAATCAATTGAATCCCCTTCGCACCAGTCTGGATTTCGTTTGTTTCATTGTCCAGACAGCTTCGCAAAAAATCACGAAACTCTACAAGGACCCGCAGAATCGCCAGTTGAAGCACAGCAAGTCAGCGTTCAGTCACTTGTGTGCTGTGGCACggttaaattttggaaaatgtgtcaCCAATTTGACGGACATCATTCAACGATTCGATTTAACATTTGCCGAGCTGAGCATCGAATTGTTTCATCATTGTTTGACCGCTGGGGATGTGCTTTTCAAGCGAAAGTTGAACGAATTCCTGAATTTTCTAAGTA CCAATCAACCGGCGGAGAAGGTGTCACAGAGTATAATCACAGTTTCGAAGGTGATTCAAGACCATGTCGAAACTTTGGTGATAAATGACAGCGAGGCGGAGAATCGGATCATCAACTTGATGTTACAATGCTTGGATCTGCTTTACAGCAATTTCCCCGAACATGATTCAAATACGTTGGAG GCTTTCCAATGGGTCCACAAAATTTCCTTGGACTATGACATCAGCAGCAAGTCCATGAATCGCATTCACAAGCTCCTATTCGACCTTCGGATGCAAAATGAATTCGGTTCGTACTACGATTGTGTGGCATTGCAAATATCCCAGATGCTGCATCAGCACGAAGAAGTATCGCTGGAGTGTCGctttgaattgaattcacTAACACCGTACACCGTCAGTTCCTGCATCACATACTTGTGCACATGCCTGCGGCAACAGATCGAGTTCGTCGAATATTTCACAACGAAGGCGAAAAGTTTGCTGgccaaattaaaaattaccgGCCAGTGTCCCAGTGTCATCCAGTCAATGAGATCTTTAGAGCGCAAGATCTGTTGCCAGCTAATACATATTTGCAATGCCGCCACACATCTGGCCAATTCGGCGATTCCGATGGGAATGTGTATCGATCAAGTGAAACGATTGCTGATTCAATTGTACGTCTGTCTGACAAACATAACAAAATATCTGATTTTGCGTCACGCTATGGTCCCGGTCGACTGCCACTCTGTCCTGTTTGACCAACTCATCCGAGCTGGTGGTCGTTCTTTATCCCACAAAGTGTACTGTATGATCAGTTACGTTGAAGAGAAACAATTGCCCGACAAAGTGCTCCGTGAAACGAAATTCCTGCCGAAGCTCGTTTTACGCATCGAAACGTTCAACAAGTATGTCATTTATCTGGGTAAAAAGACCAAGTCCGATCTGGCGAGTTATCTTCACATCGGTCGCGTCCGATATTTTAAGATCAAAGATCTGCAAGACGTTCTGGACCAGACCATGGAAAATGGCATCGAAGTGAGCGAATCGAATTTGGACGAACAGGAAGAGGATGTTGACTTACTATCCGATGCAGAAGCGACGTCAGTCGACGATGGAAATTCGTCGCAAATTTCTTCGACGACAGCCAGTTCGAATCTGACCAAGGATTCCGATGTGGGACTGACGAAAGCGAAAATTTTGCGGAACATGGAACGCATTAACAAAAAGGCTAAGAGATCGAATAAGGCCGCTGCGAAGGAGAAAGACGCACCGCCGTCGAAACGACGAAAAacgaaatcgaaaaatgtttag